The Chlorocebus sabaeus isolate Y175 chromosome 6, mChlSab1.0.hap1, whole genome shotgun sequence genome has a segment encoding these proteins:
- the IGFLR1 gene encoding IGF-like family receptor 1 isoform X5, with product MGPGRCLLTALLLLALASLPEASQYCGRLEYWNPDNKCCSSCLQRFGPPPCPDYEFRENCGLNDHGDFVTLPFRECPSGQCNPDGAELCSPCGSGAVTPTPAAGGGRTLWRCREAPWRQGTHGRPLYFHS from the exons ATGGGGCCTGGACGATGCCTCCTGACAGCCTTGCTGCTTCTGGCTCTGGCGTCACTGCCGGAAGCCTCCCAGTACTGCGGCCGCCTTGAATACTGGAACCCAGACAACAAGTGCTGCAGCAGCTGCCTGCAGCGCTTCGGGCCGCCCCCCTGCCCGG ACTATGAGTTCCGGGAAAACTGCGGGCTCAATGACCACGGCGATTTCGTAACGCTCCCGTTCCGAGAGTGTCCTTCTGGGCAGTGCAACCCCGACGGTGCGGAGCTATGTAGCCCCTGCGGCAGCGGAGCCGTCACTCCTACTCCCGCCGCGGGCGGGGGCAGAACCCTGTGGCGCTGCAGAGAG GCGCCCTGGAGACAGGGGACACATGGAAGGCCTCTCTACTTCCACTCCTGA
- the U2AF1L4 gene encoding splicing factor U2AF 26 kDa subunit isoform X3, producing the protein MAEYLASIFGTEKDKVNCSFYFKIGACRHGDRCSRLHNKPTFSQEVFTELQEKYGEIEEMNVCDNLGDHLVGNVYVKFWREEDAERAVAELNNRWFNGQAVHPELSPVTDFRESCCRQYEMGECTRGGFCNFMHLQPISQNLRREFYGRGPRCRSPPRFHTSHCPGEGNRQRSPDHRHGRF; encoded by the exons ATGGCTGAATATTTAGCTTCGATATTCGGAACTGAGAAGGACAA GGTTAACTGCTCTTTTTACTTTAAGATCGGGGCCTGCCGGCACGGAGACCGGTGCTCCCGGCTTCACAACAAGCCGACATTCAGCCAG GAGGTGTTCACAGAATTGCAGGAGAAGTATGGGGAGATTGAAGAGATGAATGTGTGCGACAACCTTGGGGACCACCTCGTGGGCAACGTCTATGTCAAG TTCTGGCGGGAAGAGGATGCAGAGCGGGCCGTGGCTGAACTCAATAACCGCTGGTTCAATGGGCAGGCTGTGCACCCTGAACTGTCTCCTGTCACTGACTTTCGAGAGTCATGCTGTCGCCAGTATGAGATGGG GGAATGTACCCGAGGTGGCTTCTGCAACTTCATGCATCTGCAGCCCATTTCCCAGAACCTCCGGAGGGAGTTCTATGGGCGGGGACCCAGGTGCA GGTCACCCCCGAGGTTCCATACTAGCCACTGTCCCGGAGAGGGGAACCGTCAGCGTTCCCCTGATCACCGGCATGGCCGCTTCTGA
- the U2AF1L4 gene encoding splicing factor U2AF 26 kDa subunit isoform X1, with the protein MAEYLASIFGTEKDKVNCSFYFKIGACRHGDRCSRLHNKPTFSQTIVLLNLYRNPQNTAQTADRSHCHVSDVEVQEHYDSFFEEVFTELQEKYGEIEEMNVCDNLGDHLVGNVYVKFWREEDAERAVAELNNRWFNGQAVHPELSPVTDFRESCCRQYEMGYGSSRVGWALGIPDFECVVGTVSDNGLLHLSMQGMYPRWLLQLHASAAHFPEPPEGVLWAGTQVQVPQDQPAMSPHVLRPLYPQMSLTLSPSNNVPKTLFFFFFFFF; encoded by the exons ATGGCTGAATATTTAGCTTCGATATTCGGAACTGAGAAGGACAA GGTTAACTGCTCTTTTTACTTTAAGATCGGGGCCTGCCGGCACGGAGACCGGTGCTCCCGGCTTCACAACAAGCCGACATTCAGCCAG ACCATAGTGCTGCTCAACCTGTACCGGAATCCACAGAATACAGCCCAAACTGCAGACAGATCACACT GTCATGTGAGCGACGTGGAGGTGCAGGAGCACTATGATAGCTTCTTCGAG GAGGTGTTCACAGAATTGCAGGAGAAGTATGGGGAGATTGAAGAGATGAATGTGTGCGACAACCTTGGGGACCACCTCGTGGGCAACGTCTATGTCAAG TTCTGGCGGGAAGAGGATGCAGAGCGGGCCGTGGCTGAACTCAATAACCGCTGGTTCAATGGGCAGGCTGTGCACCCTGAACTGTCTCCTGTCACTGACTTTCGAGAGTCATGCTGTCGCCAGTATGAGATGGGGTATGGTAGTTCAAGGGTGGGATGGGCACTTGGAATCCCAGACTTTGAATGTGTGGTAGGGACTGTCAGTGACAATGGCCTCCTCCATCTCTCTATGCAGGGAATGTACCCGAGGTGGCTTCTGCAACTTCATGCATCTGCAGCCCATTTCCCAGAACCTCCGGAGGGAGTTCTATGGGCGGGGACCCAGGTGCAGGtacctcaagaccagcctgctatGTCTCCTCATGTCCTAAGGCCCCTATATCCTCAGATGAGCCTGACCCTAAGCCCTAGTAACAACGTTcccaagactctttttttttttttttttttttttttttga
- the PSENEN gene encoding gamma-secretase subunit PEN-2, which produces MNLERVSNEEKLNLCRKYYLGGFAFLPFLWLVNIFWFFREAFLVPAYTEQSQIKGYVWRSAVGFLFWVIVLTSWITIFQIYRPRWGALGDYLSFTIPLGTP; this is translated from the exons ATGAACCTGGAGCGAGTGTCCAATGAGGAGAAGTTGAACCTGTGCCGGAAGTACTACCTGG gTGGGTTTGCTTTCCTGCCTTTTCTCTGGTTGGTCAACATCTTCTGGTTCTTCCGAGAGGCCTTCCTTGTCCCAGCCTACACAGAACAGAGCCAAATCAAAGGCT ATGTCTGGCGCTCAGCTGTGGGCTTCCTCTTCTGGGTGATAGTGCTCACCTCCTGGATCACCATCTTCCAGATCTACCGGCCCCGCTGGGGCGCCCTTGGGGACTACCTCTCCTTCACCATACCTCTGGGCACCCCCTGA
- the IGFLR1 gene encoding IGF-like family receptor 1 isoform X3 — protein MKRQARRKVTGAERTLIGWERPGGAGHAGIGRRERALPEQGRARRPRWRAAFPLDYEFRENCGLNDHGDFVTLPFRECPSGQCNPDGAELCSPCGSGAVTPTPAAGGGRTLWRCRERPVPAKRPCPHTPGNPGAPSSQERSSPASSIAWRTPEPIPQQALPTFLPLLVLVLLLTLAVIAILLFILLWHLCRPKEKADPYPYPGLVCRVPNTHAPSSSHLSSPGALETGDTWKASLLPLLSRELPGLGSQPLSRLLDELEVLEELIVPLDPEPGPGGGMAHGTTRHLAARYGLPAAWSTFAYSLRPSRSPLRALIEMVVAREPSASLGQLGTHLAQLGRADALQVLSKLG, from the exons atgaaaaggcaagccCGGAGAAAAGTGACAGGAGCGGAGCGCACGCTGATAGGCTGGGAGCGCCCTGGAGGGGCGGGGCACGCTGGGATAGGGCGAAGGGAGAGGGCGTTGCCTGAGCAGGGGCGGGCTAGACGGCCGCGCTGGAGAGCAGCTTTCCCGCTAGACTATGAGTTCCGGGAAAACTGCGGGCTCAATGACCACGGCGATTTCGTAACGCTCCCGTTCCGAGAGTGTCCTTCTGGGCAGTGCAACCCCGACGGTGCGGAGCTATGTAGCCCCTGCGGCAGCGGAGCCGTCACTCCTACTCCCGCCGCGGGCGGGGGCAGAACCCTGTGGCGCTGCAGAGAG AGGCCGGTCCCTGCCAAGAGGCCCTGCCCCCACACACCTGGAAACCCAGGCGCCCCTAGCTCCCAGGAGCGCAGCTCACCAGCAAGTTCCATTGCCTGGAGGACCCCTGAGCCCATCCCTCAGCAGGCCTTGCCGACTTTCCTCCCGCTGTTGGTGCTGGTCCTGCTCCTGACCTTGGCGGTGATAGCGATCCTCCTGTTCATTCTGCTCTGGCACCTCTGCCGGCCCAAGGAGAAAGCCGACCCCTATCCCTATCCTGGCTTGGTCTGCAGAGTCCCCAACACCCACGCCCCTTCCTCCTCGCATCTGTCCTCCCCAGGCGCCCTGGAGACAGGGGACACATGGAAGGCCTCTCTACTTCCACTCCTGAGCAGGG AACTGCCCGGTCTGGGGTCACAGCCCCTGTCTCGCCTCCTGGATGAGCTGGAGGTGCTGGAAGAGCTGATTGTACCGCTGGACCCTGAGCCTGGGCCAGGTGGGGGCATGGCCCATGGCACTACTCGACACCTGGCCGCGAGATACGGGCTGCCTGCCGCCTGGTCCACCTTTGCCTATTCGCTGCGGCCGAGTCGCTCGCCGCTGCGGGCTCTGATTGAGATGGTGGTGGCAAGGGAGCCCTCTGCCTCTCTGGGCCAGCTTGGCAcacacctcgcccagctagggCGGGCAGATGCATTGCAGGTGCTGTCCAAGCTTGGCTGA
- the IGFLR1 gene encoding IGF-like family receptor 1 isoform X2 gives MGPGRCLLTALLLLALASLPEASQYCGRLEYWNPDNKCCSSCLQRFGPPPCPDYEFRENCGLNDHGDFVTLPFRECPSGQCNPDGAELCSPCGSGAVTPTPAAGGGRTLWRCRERPVPAKRPCPHTPGNPGAPSSQERSSPASSIAWRTPEPIPQQALPTFLPLLVLVLLLTLAVIAILLFILLWHLCRPKEKADPYPYPGLVCRVPNTHAPSSSHLSSPGALETGDTWKASLLPLLSRELPGLGSQPLSRLLDELEVLEELIVPLDPEPGPGGGMAHGTTRHLAARYGLPAAWSTFAYSLRPSRSPLRALIEMVVAREPSASLGQLGTHLAQLGRADALQVLSKLG, from the exons ATGGGGCCTGGACGATGCCTCCTGACAGCCTTGCTGCTTCTGGCTCTGGCGTCACTGCCGGAAGCCTCCCAGTACTGCGGCCGCCTTGAATACTGGAACCCAGACAACAAGTGCTGCAGCAGCTGCCTGCAGCGCTTCGGGCCGCCCCCCTGCCCGG ACTATGAGTTCCGGGAAAACTGCGGGCTCAATGACCACGGCGATTTCGTAACGCTCCCGTTCCGAGAGTGTCCTTCTGGGCAGTGCAACCCCGACGGTGCGGAGCTATGTAGCCCCTGCGGCAGCGGAGCCGTCACTCCTACTCCCGCCGCGGGCGGGGGCAGAACCCTGTGGCGCTGCAGAGAG AGGCCGGTCCCTGCCAAGAGGCCCTGCCCCCACACACCTGGAAACCCAGGCGCCCCTAGCTCCCAGGAGCGCAGCTCACCAGCAAGTTCCATTGCCTGGAGGACCCCTGAGCCCATCCCTCAGCAGGCCTTGCCGACTTTCCTCCCGCTGTTGGTGCTGGTCCTGCTCCTGACCTTGGCGGTGATAGCGATCCTCCTGTTCATTCTGCTCTGGCACCTCTGCCGGCCCAAGGAGAAAGCCGACCCCTATCCCTATCCTGGCTTGGTCTGCAGAGTCCCCAACACCCACGCCCCTTCCTCCTCGCATCTGTCCTCCCCAGGCGCCCTGGAGACAGGGGACACATGGAAGGCCTCTCTACTTCCACTCCTGAGCAGGG AACTGCCCGGTCTGGGGTCACAGCCCCTGTCTCGCCTCCTGGATGAGCTGGAGGTGCTGGAAGAGCTGATTGTACCGCTGGACCCTGAGCCTGGGCCAGGTGGGGGCATGGCCCATGGCACTACTCGACACCTGGCCGCGAGATACGGGCTGCCTGCCGCCTGGTCCACCTTTGCCTATTCGCTGCGGCCGAGTCGCTCGCCGCTGCGGGCTCTGATTGAGATGGTGGTGGCAAGGGAGCCCTCTGCCTCTCTGGGCCAGCTTGGCAcacacctcgcccagctagggCGGGCAGATGCATTGCAGGTGCTGTCCAAGCTTGGCTGA
- the IGFLR1 gene encoding IGF-like family receptor 1 isoform X4, which yields MRQCGRGAVFGGSAITAPEMGPGRCLLTALLLLALASLPEASQYCGRLEYWNPDNKCCSSCLQRFGPPPCPDYEFRENCGLNDHGDFVTLPFRECPSGQCNPDGAELCSPCGSGAVTPTPAAGGGRTLWRCREAPWRQGTHGRPLYFHS from the exons ATGAGACAG TGTGGCAGAGGCGCTGTGTTTGGAGGTTCCGCTATCACGGCCCCCGAGATGGGGCCTGGACGATGCCTCCTGACAGCCTTGCTGCTTCTGGCTCTGGCGTCACTGCCGGAAGCCTCCCAGTACTGCGGCCGCCTTGAATACTGGAACCCAGACAACAAGTGCTGCAGCAGCTGCCTGCAGCGCTTCGGGCCGCCCCCCTGCCCGG ACTATGAGTTCCGGGAAAACTGCGGGCTCAATGACCACGGCGATTTCGTAACGCTCCCGTTCCGAGAGTGTCCTTCTGGGCAGTGCAACCCCGACGGTGCGGAGCTATGTAGCCCCTGCGGCAGCGGAGCCGTCACTCCTACTCCCGCCGCGGGCGGGGGCAGAACCCTGTGGCGCTGCAGAGAG GCGCCCTGGAGACAGGGGACACATGGAAGGCCTCTCTACTTCCACTCCTGA
- the U2AF1L4 gene encoding splicing factor U2AF 26 kDa subunit isoform X2 → MAEYLASIFGTEKDKVNCSFYFKIGACRHGDRCSRLHNKPTFSQTIVLLNLYRNPQNTAQTADRSHCHVSDVEVQEHYDSFFEEVFTELQEKYGEIEEMNVCDNLGDHLVGNVYVKFWREEDAERAVAELNNRWFNGQAVHPELSPVTDFRESCCRQYEMGECTRGGFCNFMHLQPISQNLRREFYGRGPRCRYLKTSLLCLLMS, encoded by the exons ATGGCTGAATATTTAGCTTCGATATTCGGAACTGAGAAGGACAA GGTTAACTGCTCTTTTTACTTTAAGATCGGGGCCTGCCGGCACGGAGACCGGTGCTCCCGGCTTCACAACAAGCCGACATTCAGCCAG ACCATAGTGCTGCTCAACCTGTACCGGAATCCACAGAATACAGCCCAAACTGCAGACAGATCACACT GTCATGTGAGCGACGTGGAGGTGCAGGAGCACTATGATAGCTTCTTCGAG GAGGTGTTCACAGAATTGCAGGAGAAGTATGGGGAGATTGAAGAGATGAATGTGTGCGACAACCTTGGGGACCACCTCGTGGGCAACGTCTATGTCAAG TTCTGGCGGGAAGAGGATGCAGAGCGGGCCGTGGCTGAACTCAATAACCGCTGGTTCAATGGGCAGGCTGTGCACCCTGAACTGTCTCCTGTCACTGACTTTCGAGAGTCATGCTGTCGCCAGTATGAGATGGG GGAATGTACCCGAGGTGGCTTCTGCAACTTCATGCATCTGCAGCCCATTTCCCAGAACCTCCGGAGGGAGTTCTATGGGCGGGGACCCAGGTGCAGGtacctcaagaccagcctgctatGTCTCCTCATGTCCTAA
- the U2AF1L4 gene encoding splicing factor U2AF 26 kDa subunit isoform X4, translating into MAEYLASIFGTEKDKVNCSFYFKIGACRHGDRCSRLHNKPTFSQEVFTELQEKYGEIEEMNVCDNLGDHLVGNVYVKFWREEDAERAVAELNNRWFNGQAVHGNVPEVASATSCICSPFPRTSGGSSMGGDPGAGTSRPACYVSSCPKAPISSDEPDPKP; encoded by the exons ATGGCTGAATATTTAGCTTCGATATTCGGAACTGAGAAGGACAA GGTTAACTGCTCTTTTTACTTTAAGATCGGGGCCTGCCGGCACGGAGACCGGTGCTCCCGGCTTCACAACAAGCCGACATTCAGCCAG GAGGTGTTCACAGAATTGCAGGAGAAGTATGGGGAGATTGAAGAGATGAATGTGTGCGACAACCTTGGGGACCACCTCGTGGGCAACGTCTATGTCAAG TTCTGGCGGGAAGAGGATGCAGAGCGGGCCGTGGCTGAACTCAATAACCGCTGGTTCAATGGGCAGGCTGTGCAC GGGAATGTACCCGAGGTGGCTTCTGCAACTTCATGCATCTGCAGCCCATTTCCCAGAACCTCCGGAGGGAGTTCTATGGGCGGGGACCCAGGTGCAGGtacctcaagaccagcctgctatGTCTCCTCATGTCCTAAGGCCCCTATATCCTCAGATGAGCCTGACCCTAAGCCCTAG
- the IGFLR1 gene encoding IGF-like family receptor 1 isoform X1 translates to MRQCGRGAVFGGSAITAPEMGPGRCLLTALLLLALASLPEASQYCGRLEYWNPDNKCCSSCLQRFGPPPCPDYEFRENCGLNDHGDFVTLPFRECPSGQCNPDGAELCSPCGSGAVTPTPAAGGGRTLWRCRERPVPAKRPCPHTPGNPGAPSSQERSSPASSIAWRTPEPIPQQALPTFLPLLVLVLLLTLAVIAILLFILLWHLCRPKEKADPYPYPGLVCRVPNTHAPSSSHLSSPGALETGDTWKASLLPLLSRELPGLGSQPLSRLLDELEVLEELIVPLDPEPGPGGGMAHGTTRHLAARYGLPAAWSTFAYSLRPSRSPLRALIEMVVAREPSASLGQLGTHLAQLGRADALQVLSKLG, encoded by the exons ATGAGACAG TGTGGCAGAGGCGCTGTGTTTGGAGGTTCCGCTATCACGGCCCCCGAGATGGGGCCTGGACGATGCCTCCTGACAGCCTTGCTGCTTCTGGCTCTGGCGTCACTGCCGGAAGCCTCCCAGTACTGCGGCCGCCTTGAATACTGGAACCCAGACAACAAGTGCTGCAGCAGCTGCCTGCAGCGCTTCGGGCCGCCCCCCTGCCCGG ACTATGAGTTCCGGGAAAACTGCGGGCTCAATGACCACGGCGATTTCGTAACGCTCCCGTTCCGAGAGTGTCCTTCTGGGCAGTGCAACCCCGACGGTGCGGAGCTATGTAGCCCCTGCGGCAGCGGAGCCGTCACTCCTACTCCCGCCGCGGGCGGGGGCAGAACCCTGTGGCGCTGCAGAGAG AGGCCGGTCCCTGCCAAGAGGCCCTGCCCCCACACACCTGGAAACCCAGGCGCCCCTAGCTCCCAGGAGCGCAGCTCACCAGCAAGTTCCATTGCCTGGAGGACCCCTGAGCCCATCCCTCAGCAGGCCTTGCCGACTTTCCTCCCGCTGTTGGTGCTGGTCCTGCTCCTGACCTTGGCGGTGATAGCGATCCTCCTGTTCATTCTGCTCTGGCACCTCTGCCGGCCCAAGGAGAAAGCCGACCCCTATCCCTATCCTGGCTTGGTCTGCAGAGTCCCCAACACCCACGCCCCTTCCTCCTCGCATCTGTCCTCCCCAGGCGCCCTGGAGACAGGGGACACATGGAAGGCCTCTCTACTTCCACTCCTGAGCAGGG AACTGCCCGGTCTGGGGTCACAGCCCCTGTCTCGCCTCCTGGATGAGCTGGAGGTGCTGGAAGAGCTGATTGTACCGCTGGACCCTGAGCCTGGGCCAGGTGGGGGCATGGCCCATGGCACTACTCGACACCTGGCCGCGAGATACGGGCTGCCTGCCGCCTGGTCCACCTTTGCCTATTCGCTGCGGCCGAGTCGCTCGCCGCTGCGGGCTCTGATTGAGATGGTGGTGGCAAGGGAGCCCTCTGCCTCTCTGGGCCAGCTTGGCAcacacctcgcccagctagggCGGGCAGATGCATTGCAGGTGCTGTCCAAGCTTGGCTGA